The genomic window GGTCCTGCCCATCGGCATCGAGGATCATCGCAGCGCCTTCGCGCACCTGGTCCAGCCCCGCGGTCAGCGCGGCCTCCTTGCCGAAGTTGCGCGACAGCTTCAGCGCCGACACCCGCGGCTCGGCCTGGGCCAGCGCCTCGATCGTCGCCCAGGTGGCATCGGTGCTGCCATCGTCCACGTACAGGATGTGTCCATCGATTCCATCCAGGCCATCGAGCACCGAGCACAGCCGCGGATGCAGCAGGGGCAGCGCGCGCTCCTCGTTGTGGGCGGCAATGACGATGGTGAGGCGTTGCGGGGTCATCGCCGGATTGTACTCAGTCGTCCTGCAGGTAGCCCGCGCCGCCCAGCTGCCGTGCCTGGCGCTGGATCCACGCGGCACGCCGCTGCACGTACGGCCCCGGCCGCGCCGCGTTGTAACGGCGCGGTGCCGGCAGCACGGCGGCCAGGCGCGCGCTCTCGGCCGGGCTCAGCCGCGCGGCATCCTTGCCCCAGAACGTCTGCGCCGCCGCCTGCGCGCCATACACGCCATCGCCGAACTCGGCGATGTTGGCGTACATCTCCAGGATCCGCTGTTTGGGCCAGAACGCCTCGATCAGCACCGTATACCAGACCTCCAGACCCTTGCGGATCCAGCTGCGGCCCTGCCACAGGAACAGGTTCTTGGCGACCTGCTGGCTGATCGTGCTGGCCCCGCGCAGGCGACCGCCGCGGGCATTGTGGTCGCGGGCCTTTTCAATGGCCTGCAGGTCGAAACCGCGGTGGTCGGGAAAGCGCTGGTCCTCGGCGGCCACCAGCGAGATCGGCAGGCTCGGCGCCATCTGCTGCAGGTCACGCCATTGGTAGTGCAGGCGGTAGGAGCCGTCACCCTGCCCCAGCGCCTCGCCATAGCGCCAGACCATCACCATCGACAGCGGCGGATCGACGAAGCGCAGCACCAGCACCTGCAGGCAGCTGAACCCCACCAGCAGCACCGGCAGCCACAGCAGCCGCTTCCAGCGCCAGCGCCGGCGCGGTGCCGGGACCGCGTCGGTATCCACCTTGTACTGCTCTCCCCCTGCCCCCATTACTGGTGCATCCTTCTCATGCCTGGTTGTCGGCGCATTATCCGGCAACCGTCCCCGTTTCCGCGTGACCCGAGCCGATGACCGCCCAATCCGATTCCCTGATCCGCTTCCTGCTTCCCGACGCCGGCGTGCGTGGCGTGCACGTGCGCCTGCACTCCACCTGGCAGGACATCCAGTCCCATGGCCACTACCCCGACAGTGCCACCGAACTGCTGGGCCAGGCCTGCGTGGCATCGGCGCTGTTCACCGGCCACACCAAGGTCGACGGCCGCCTGTCGATCCAGCTGCGCAGCAACACCGCACTGCGCACCCTGTTCGCCGAATGCACCGCCGCCGGCACCCTGCGCGGCATCGCGCAGCTGGCCGAGGGCGGTGATGCCCCGCGCGACCTGACCACGCTGGGCCGGGATGCGCTGCTGGCCATCACCATCGAGAACCCCGGACTGGATCCGCGCGAGCCGCAGCGCTACCAGAGCCTGGTGGCGCTGACCGCAGCGGAGCTGGATGAGGCGTTCGAGGACTATTTCCGCCAGTCCGAACAGCTGCCCACCCGCCTGCTGCTGGCCGCGGACCGCGACGGAGCGGCCGGTCTGCTGCTGCAGAAGCTGCCGGGCGATGAAGGCGATGATGACGGCTGGTCGCGCGCCAGCGCACTGTTCGACACCCTGGGCAAGGCCGAGCTGCTGGCCACCCCGGCCGAGGAACTGCTGCACCGCCTGTTCCACGAAGAGAAGGCCGAGCGGGTCGGCGACAAGGCCCTGGCCTTCGCCTGCTCCTGCTCGCGTGAACGGGTCGCCTCGATGCTCTACTCGCTGGGCGAGCAGGAGGCCCGTGCGGCCGCCGAGGACACCGGCTCGGTCCATGTGCGTTGCGAATTCTGCGGACAGGAGTATCACTTCCCGTTGACGGAGTTCGGCATACTGTTCCACGGTGCCGAGGGGGCTGTACCGGCACCTGAACGCCTTCAGTAAACCGATGGGTCTTGTATCTGGGGAGGAACAAGGCTTGTTAAGAATTCATAAACACCCTAGGATCGAGTTCCCGCCCCAGCGGGAACTTTCATTGCCCGTCCCTGTCTGAACTGGTCCGATGCGTACCTTCCTGCGTCTACCGCTGGCGCTGCTGATCGCCCTAGGCGCGATCACGGGCGTGCATGCGCAGAGCAAGGACACCCGCACCGTGCTGCCGGTCTGGAACAAGGGCAGCGGCAAGGTCGAAGCCCTGCTGTACCTGGAGCCGACCGGCGAACAGGCGGTCGGTGCCCGCTGGCATTTTGGCCGCAACTCGCTCGATGCCGCGTTCGGCCTGTCCTCCGGTGACTCGCTGGGCCTGCTGTGCAACAGCAGCAGCGGCACCAGCATCAGCGGGCTGGCCAGCCATTGCATGCTCGCCAGCCTCGGTGATGACGACGACGCGATCAGCTCCAACCGACGCCTGACCGGCACCGCCGCGCTCAACCGCGGGACCGGCCGCCTCGGCATCACCGCCGGCACCGGCCGCGAGACCCTGCCGGCCTGGCTGGCCGCCCCCAACAAGACGCCCTCGCTGCGCGCCGAGCAGAACGACCTGACCGTGTTCGCGCAGAAGAACATCGGTCGCGAAGGCTTCGTCTCCATTGCCGGCACCTATGCCAAGGCACGCCTGGTACCGCTGGCCGATGCGTCTCCGGCCATCGTCGACCGCTGGGACAGCAAGAGCCTGAGCTTGGGCGCCGGCTATGGCAATTTCAGCGGCAGCATCATCGGTCGCGTGGTCGACGTGCCAGGCAAGCCCGGCAAATGGGAAGGCCTGGGCATCGGCCTGACCTGGCGCACGCCGTGGTCCGGGCAGCTCACCGTGGGCGCCGAGAACGTGATCAGCCGCGGC from Stenotrophomonas sp. 704A1 includes these protein-coding regions:
- the mtgA gene encoding monofunctional biosynthetic peptidoglycan transglycosylase — protein: MGAGGEQYKVDTDAVPAPRRRWRWKRLLWLPVLLVGFSCLQVLVLRFVDPPLSMVMVWRYGEALGQGDGSYRLHYQWRDLQQMAPSLPISLVAAEDQRFPDHRGFDLQAIEKARDHNARGGRLRGASTISQQVAKNLFLWQGRSWIRKGLEVWYTVLIEAFWPKQRILEMYANIAEFGDGVYGAQAAAQTFWGKDAARLSPAESARLAAVLPAPRRYNAARPGPYVQRRAAWIQRQARQLGGAGYLQDD
- the hslO gene encoding Hsp33 family molecular chaperone HslO; protein product: MTAQSDSLIRFLLPDAGVRGVHVRLHSTWQDIQSHGHYPDSATELLGQACVASALFTGHTKVDGRLSIQLRSNTALRTLFAECTAAGTLRGIAQLAEGGDAPRDLTTLGRDALLAITIENPGLDPREPQRYQSLVALTAAELDEAFEDYFRQSEQLPTRLLLAADRDGAAGLLLQKLPGDEGDDDGWSRASALFDTLGKAELLATPAEELLHRLFHEEKAERVGDKALAFACSCSRERVASMLYSLGEQEARAAAEDTGSVHVRCEFCGQEYHFPLTEFGILFHGAEGAVPAPERLQ
- a CDS encoding XOO1806 family protein, producing MRTFLRLPLALLIALGAITGVHAQSKDTRTVLPVWNKGSGKVEALLYLEPTGEQAVGARWHFGRNSLDAAFGLSSGDSLGLLCNSSSGTSISGLASHCMLASLGDDDDAISSNRRLTGTAALNRGTGRLGITAGTGRETLPAWLAAPNKTPSLRAEQNDLTVFAQKNIGREGFVSIAGTYAKARLVPLADASPAIVDRWDSKSLSLGAGYGNFSGSIIGRVVDVPGKPGKWEGLGIGLTWRTPWSGQLTVGAENVISRGKNPFSPRNESNDDGTVPYVRYEQDL